A single genomic interval of Aedes aegypti strain LVP_AGWG chromosome 1, AaegL5.0 Primary Assembly, whole genome shotgun sequence harbors:
- the LOC5565159 gene encoding phenylalanine--tRNA ligase beta subunit, with amino-acid sequence MPTVGVKRDLLFKALGKTYTDDEFQKLCFEYGLELDEVTTEKQMITKEQGEVEAAKDASEEVIYRIDIPANRYDLLCLEGLVLGLQVFLGKIPFPKFTKVDPIGGSAQKMVITAATKQIRPFAVAAVLRDVTFTKDSYNSFIDLQDKLHQNICRKRALVAIGTHDLDTLKGPFTFDAKPPKEINFIPLNQEKAMTAEELMEFYSTHAQLKAYLPIIRDSPVYPVIYDSNGVVLSLPPIINGDHSKIKLETKNIFIECTATDLTKAKIVLDTLVCMFSAHCAKPFTVEACDVINPSGETVQYPELAFRKEIVSAEKVNALIGIKESPESMAKMLNRLLPTSQSAANKDQLEVLIPPTRHDMLHACDIYEDVAIAYGYNRIPKTLPGTMHIARQYPLNKLTEQLREQIAQAGFTEGLTFTLCSRDDIASKLNQKIEDIPAVHIANPKTLEFQVVRTTLIPGLLKTLAANRKMPLPLKLFEVSDVVLAVPGTEVGARNQRRVCAVNCNKTAGFEVVHGLLDRVMQLLEVPWDKENGYYLKAVDDAAYFPGRCASIVYKGADIGRIGVLHPTVLHAFEITTPCSVVEFDMELFV; translated from the exons ATGCCGACCGTCGGAGTGAAACGCGATCTGCTGTTCAAGGCTCTCGGAAAAACGTACA CCGATGATGAGTTCCAGAAGCTGTGCTTCGAGTATGGGCTGGAACTGGATGAGGTCACCACCGAGAAGCAGATGATAACGAAGGAGCAGGGCGAGGTGGAAGCGGCGAAGGATGCCTCGGAGGAAGTTATCTACCGGATCGACATTCCGGCCAATCGGTACGATTTGCTGTGCCTGGAGGGACTGGTGCTCGGACTGCAGGTGTTCCTGGGAAA aaTACCTTTCCCAAAGTTCACGAAAGTGGACCCGATCGGAGGCTCGGCGCAGAAGATGGTGATCACGGCAGCTACCAAGCAGATTCGTCCCTTCGCCGTGGCGGCCGTCCTGAGGGATGTCACCTTTACGAAGGATTCGTATAACAGTTTCATCGATCTGCAGGATAAGTTGCACCAGAATATTTGCCGTAAGCGGGCGTTGGTTGCGATCGGAACTCACGATCTGGACACTTTGAAGGGGCCTTTCACTTTCGATGCCAAGCCTCCGAAGGAGATCAATTTCATTCCGTTGAACCAGGAGAAGGCCATGACCGCGGAAGAGCTGATGGAGTTCTATTCGACTCATGCCCAATTAAAGGCCTATCTGCCAATTATTCGCGACTCGCCGGTTTATCCGGTCATCTACGATTCGAACGGAGTGGTTCTGTCCCTGCCGCCGATCATCAACGGCGACCACTCGAAGATCAAGCTGGAGACGAAGAACATCTTCATCGAGTGTACGGCGACCGATTTGACCAAGGCTAAGATCGTCCTGGATACTTTGGTTTGCATGTTTTCCGCCCATTGCGCGAAGCCATTCACGGTGGAAGCTTGCGACGTGATCAACCCGAGTGGGGAGACGGTCCAGTATCCGGAGCTGGCCTTCCGTAAGGAGATCGTTTCCGCTGAGAAGGTCAACGCCTTGATCGGGATCAAGGAAAGCCCGGAGTCGATGGCCAAGATGTTGAATCGGTTGCTTCCGACCAGTCAGAGCGCCGCGAACAAGGACCAACTGGAGGTTCTGATCCCCCCAACGCGGCACGATATGCTCCACGCCTGCGACATCTACGAGGATGTGGCCATCGCCTACGGATACAATCGCATCCCGAAGACACTCCCAGGAACCATGCACATCGCCCGGCAGTATCCCTTGAACAAGCTGACCGAACAACTCCGAGAGCAAATCGCCCAAGCCGGATTCACCGAAGGGCTGACCTTTACGCTCTGCTCCCGGGACGACATCGCCAGCAAGCTGAACCAGAAGATCGAGGACATCCCGGCGGTGCACATTGCCAACCCGAAGACCCTGGAATTCCAAGTCGTGCGGACCACGTTAATCCCCGGACTGCTGAAGACGTTGGCCGCCAACCGGAAGATGCCCCTGCCGTTGAAGTTGTTCGAAGTTTCCGACGTGGTCCTGGCCGTTCCCGGCACGGAAGTTGGCGCCCGCAATCAGCGACGAGTTTGCGCCGTGAACTGCAACAAAACGGCCGGATTCGAGGTGGTCCATGGGCTGCTGGATCGCGTGATGCAACTGCTGGAAGTGCCCTGGGATAAGGAGAATGGGTACTACCTGAAGGCGGTGGATGATGCGGCCTATTTCCCCGGTCGGTGCGCTTCCATCGTCTATAAGGGGGCGGACATTGGCCGGATTGGGGTCCTGCATCCGACAGTGCTGCACGCGTTCGAAATTACCACGCCCTGTTCGGTGGTCGAGTTCGATATGGAACTGTTCGTTTGA